The following coding sequences are from one Lolium rigidum isolate FL_2022 chromosome 6, APGP_CSIRO_Lrig_0.1, whole genome shotgun sequence window:
- the LOC124659805 gene encoding uncharacterized protein LOC124659805, with translation MDVHSAPVVGKRMWSYLRAVFFMMRKSKRKLLLGMHLLMKRRNKAVARTVANLLSHHHGHHHGHALRHRREYEFSCSDSPDTGSFSMRRPLAYFPCLGAEAQLEEPLHADPAPAPLRRIEYYAAASPAPSSPGGLMMHEELAPGEEMECTPGRMSPLVPSAADGGGFSVRVSNFSAEEVDGDQLGGEAVDDEAEEFIARFYDQLRRQNMVGLLPYHLQEAVVA, from the coding sequence ATGGACGTACACTCGGCGCCGGTGGTGGGGAAGAGGATGTGGAGCTACCTGCGCgccgtcttcttcatgatgaggaAGAGCAAGCGCAAGCTGctcctcggcatgcacctcctcaTGAAGCGCCGCAACAAGGCCGTCGCCCGCACCGTCGCCAACCTCCTCTCCCACCACCACGgacaccaccacggccacgcgcTCCGCCATCGCCGCGAGTACGAGTTCTCCTGCAGCGACAGCCCGGACACCGGCTCCTTCTCCATGCGCCGCCCGCTCGCCTACTTCCCCTGCCTCGGCGCAGAGGCCCAGCTGGAAGAGCCCCTGCACGCCGACCCCGCGCCCGCGCCACTGCGCAGGATCGAGTACTACGCCGCCGCGTCACCTGCGCCGTCGTCTCCGGGCGGTCTGATGATGCACGAGGAGCTCGCCCCCGGGGAGGAGATGGAATGCACGCCGGGCCGGATGTCGCCGCTGGTTCCCAGCGCGGCCGACGGCGGCGGGTTCTCGGTGCGGGTGTCCAACTTCTCGGCGGAGGAGGTGGACGGGGACCAGCTGGGCGGCGAGGCCGTggacgacgaggcggaggagttcATCGCCCGATTCTACGACCAGCTGCGCCGGCAGAACATGGTCGGGCTGCTCCCCTACCACCTCCAGGAAGCCGTCGTCGCGTGA